Proteins encoded in a region of the Xylocopa sonorina isolate GNS202 chromosome 1, iyXylSono1_principal, whole genome shotgun sequence genome:
- the LOC143428409 gene encoding uncharacterized protein LOC143428409: protein MSGVAVPRVLFYLSAFFLSTFPKATTSCTLPDDCLEFDIEELEDYLSKLDFENVPTIDMMIGGFKCPVTALPFGALKSDWARLLLLRDAQPREPVFLEKLGRLFRILAIAYFRMEERFDVERFGSRSTSSSNVSSTDGTTASVNLGKEA from the exons ATGTCGGGAGTAGCGGTTCCGCGTGTGCTTTTTTATTTATCAGCCTTCTTTCTCTCTACCTTTCCTA AAGCAACCACCTCGTGCACGTTGCCGGACGATTGTCTGGAATTCGATATCGAGGAGCTGGAGGATTACTTGTCGAAGCTCGATTTCGAGAACGTACCAACGATCGATATGATGATTGGTGGGTTCAAGTGTCCGGTCACAGCTTTACCGTTCGGGGCCCTAAAGTCGGACTGGGCAAGGTTGCTGCTTCTGCGAGACGCGCAACCTAGGGAGCCGGTTTTTCTCGAGAAACTCGGTCGTCTTTTCAGAATCTTGGCGATTGCTTACTTTCGAATGGAAGAACGCTTCGATGTCGAACGGTTTGGATCACGGAGTACGAGCAG CTCGAACGTATCGTCCACCGATGGGACTACCGCCAGCGTAAACTTGGGGAAGGAAGCC
- the LOC143431361 gene encoding uncharacterized protein LOC143431361, whose product MKRGTKCVARTINLSNPETCVRPKRIQKLVEPDVLHPCPNAAGSGASYWTPRPVTIKICTRKEMERTCPPKLCDCPQKVPANTVGQRLRRALVFLLKSGIAAGLVYWTHSEGLWGSSDDVEDLYRRIMITIGSDPDQIELPRVSEYKYRMTERYNRAVFTIINYIVAASTMLRSKVGGITADVEPPEAAEPSDDGDDPTDTEEES is encoded by the exons ATGAAAAGGGGGACAAAGTGCGTCGCGCGGACCATCAACTTGTCCAATCCCGAGACATGCGTGAGGCCGAAGAGGATCCAGAAGCTAGTGGAACCGGACGTGTTACACCCGTGTCCGAACGCTGCTGGGAGCGGCGCGTCTTATTGGACTCCGAGACCGGTGACCATTAAAATCTGTACGCGGAAGGAGATGGAAAGGACTTGTCCGCCAAAA CTCTGCGACTGCCCGCAGAAGGTACCGGCAAACACGGTTGGCCAAAGATTGCGCAGAGCTCTGGTTTTCCTCTTAAAGAGCGGCATCGCAGCCGGCCTCGTTTACTGGACGCACTCCGAGGGTTTGTGGGGTAGCAGCGACGACGTCGAGGACTTGTATCGCAGAATAATGATCACGATCGGATCCGACCCAGACCAA ATCGAGTTGCCTCGCGTCAGCGAGTACAAGTATCGGATGACAGAGCGATACAATCGCGCGGTCTTTACCATAATCAATTATATCGTGGCCGCGTCGACGATGCTGCGGAGTAAAGTTGGAGGTATCACAGCCGACGTCGAACCACCCGAGGCCGCCGAGCCAtccgacgacggcgacgacccGACGGACACCGAGGAAGAAAGCTAA